One segment of Chelmon rostratus isolate fCheRos1 chromosome 17, fCheRos1.pri, whole genome shotgun sequence DNA contains the following:
- the epn2 gene encoding epsin-2 isoform X1: MPSSTIRRQMKNMVNNYSDAEKKVREATSNDPWGPSSSLMSEIADLTYNVVAFSEIMSMIWKRLNDHGKNWRHVYKALTLLDYLIKTGSERVALQCKENIFTIQTLKDFQYIDRDGKDQGINVREKSKQLVVLLKDEDRLKGERSQALKTKERMAQVSTGSSQMGFGRGSSQPNLSTSYSEEYGRSEGSPASYHGSTSPNAGSELEQARPQTSGEEELQLQLALAMSREAAEQEERIRRGDDLRLQMALEESKKEGPDSVKLPKKKKEPQSSLMDLMNVPEPGASADPWAAGAGAAAASEDPWQPYGSAPKPAVPVDPWGAPPSVPPMKSSDPWASNSTPAADPWSSASARPKTSNAGSFDLFSASNGTSKEDFSEFDSLRSSSSVPTGDGGVASSIPSQASLASSGSLDLFDPLPTSLSTSTNPTRKTPESFLGPNAALVNLDSLVTKPAQPTPVINPFLASTGGSAPAAHANPFQVSQPAPPTLNQMRISPMPAGFGAIPEPASMSSMPAQPITMVPLAGMAPMGRVMPGMGVGTVGGVGANAGMSAGIPASMSMPQPLMSMPPQAGTQPAGTTNPFLL, from the exons ATGCCAAGCTCCACCATCCGCCGGCAGATGAAGAACATGGTGAACAACTACTCTGATGCAGAGAAGAAAGTCAGAGAGGCCACTTCCAACGATCCCTGGGGCCCATCGTCTTCCCTCATGTCTGAGATCGCTGACCTTACTTACAACGTGGTGGCCTTCAGCGAAATCATGAGCATGATCTGGAAACGGCTCAATGACCACGGCAAGAACTGGCGCCACGTCTACAAGGCGCTCACCCTGCTCGACTACCTGATCAAGACGGGCTCAGAGCGAGTTGCACTGCAATGCAAAGAGAACATCTTCACCATCCAGACTCTGAAGGACTTCCAGTACATAGACAGAGACGGTAAAGACCAGGGCATCAACGTCAGGGAGAAGAGCAAGCAGCTAGTGGTCCTGCTCAAAGATGAAGACCGCCTCAAAGGAGAGAG GTCTCAAGCTTTGAAGACCAAGGAGCGAATGGCCCAGGTGTCCACAGGGAGCAGTCAGATGGGTTTTGGCAGAGGCTCGTCTCAGCCCAACCTCTCCACTTCCTACAGCGAAGAGTATGGCAGGTCAGAGGGCTCACCTGCCTCCTACCATGGCT CCACATCTCCTAATGCGGGTTCAGAACTGGAACAGGCCAGACCTCAGACCAGCGGAGAGGAGGAGCTACAGCTGCAACTGGCTCTGGCCatgagcagagaggctgcagagcag gaggaGCGCATACGCAGAGGGGATGACTTGAGACTACAGATGGCCTTGGAGGAGAGTAAGAAAGAAGGTCCAGACTCAGTAAAACTgcccaagaagaagaaagag CCACAGTCGTCTCTGATGGATCTGATGAATGTCCCAGAGCCCGGTGCCAGTGCTGACCCCTGGGCTGCAGGGGCTGGGGCAGCCGCTGCATCAGAAGACCCCTGGCAACCTTAtg GGTCTGCCCCTAAGCCAGCAGTCCCAGTGGACCCATGGGGCGCTCCTCCTTCAGTCCCACCCATGAAGAGCAGTGACCCCTGGGCATCAAACTCCACTCCTGCCGCTGACCCATGGAGCTCTGCATCTGCCCGCCCCAAAACTTCCAACGCAG GTAGCTTTGACCTTTTCAGTGCATCCAACGGTACGTCCAAAGAGGACTTCTCAGAGTTTGACAGCCtgcgctcttcctcctctgtccccaCTG GTGATGGCGGCGTAGCATCGTCCATCCCATCCCAAGCCAGCCTCGCAAGCAGTGGCAGCCTGGACCTCTTCGACCCCCTGCCCACCTCCCTATCTACTTCCACAAACCCAACTCGAAAGACTCCAGAGTCCTTCCTGGGTCCCAATGCTGCCCTGGTCAATCTGGACTCTCTGGTGACCAAACCAGCCCAGCCTACGCCAGTCATCAACCCATTTTTAGCTTCAACAG GTGGCTCTGCTCCAGCAGCCCACGCCAACCCCTTCCAAGTGAGCCAGCCAGCGCCCCCCACTCTCAACCAGATGCGGATCAGCCCCATGCCCGCCGGCTTCGGCGCCATACCCGAGCCCGCGTCCATGTCCTCCATGCCCGCTCAGCCCATCACCATGGTCCCCCTGGCAGGGATGGCCCCCATGGGCCGCGTGATGCCCGGAATGGGGGTTGGCACTGTCGGAGGTGTGGGGGCGAACGCAGGGATGAGCGCCGGGATCCCGGCCTCCATGTCCATGCCCCAGCCCCTGATGAGCATGCCACCCCAGGCCGGGACACAGCCCGCCGGAACCACCAACCCCTTCCTTTTGTGA
- the b9d1 gene encoding B9 domain-containing protein 1 produces the protein MATSNPTVFLLTVNGQIEGANFPEYDNLYCKYCFVYGHDWAPTSGLEEGITQITCKGSQSSHKLIWNFPLETTFKSTNPSGWPQLVVSVYGPDVFGNDVVRGYGATHIPFTPGQHTRTIPMFVPEPTWRLQKFTSWLLGRRPEYTDPKVVAQGEGREVTRVRSQGFVTVSFHIMTKDMKKLGYDTGPSSPPNTQSATSGWSTEEQPYKI, from the exons ATGGCTACAAGCAACCCGacagtgtttctgctcacaGTGAACGGACAAATTGAGGGAGCAAAC tTTCCAGAGTATGACAACTTGTACtgcaaatattgttttgtttacgGCCACGACTGGGCTCCCACCTCG GGTTTGGAGGAAGGAATCACCCAAATAACCTGTAAGGGCAGTCAGTCTTCACACAAATTAATATGGAACTTTCCACTGGAGACCACCTTTAAAAGCACAAACCCCTCCGGAT gGCCTCAGCTCGTGGTGAGCGTGTACGGTCCAGATGTGTTTGGCAACGATGTGGTCAGGGGTTATGGAGCAACACACATCCCCTTCACACCTGGACA ACACACACGAACCATCCCCATGTTTGTTCCTGAGCCCACATGGAGACTTCAGAAATTCACGAG CTGGCTGTTGGGGCGGCGGCCCGAGTACACAGACCCAAAAGTAGTGGCCCAGGGTGAAGGCAGAGAAG tgacACGGGTTCGTTCCCAAGGCTTTGTCACCGTCTCCTTTCACATCATGACAAAAGACATGAAGAAACTGGGCTACGACACAGGACCATCAAGtcctccaaacacacagtctgctaCATCTGGCTGGTCCACCGAGGAACAACCGTACAAAATCTAA
- the epn2 gene encoding epsin-2 isoform X2, whose protein sequence is MPSSTIRRQMKNMVNNYSDAEKKVREATSNDPWGPSSSLMSEIADLTYNVVAFSEIMSMIWKRLNDHGKNWRHVYKALTLLDYLIKTGSERVALQCKENIFTIQTLKDFQYIDRDGKDQGINVREKSKQLVVLLKDEDRLKGERSQALKTKERMAQVSTGSSQMGFGRGSSQPNLSTSYSEEYGRSEGSPASYHGSTSPNAGSELEQARPQTSGEEELQLQLALAMSREAAEQEERIRRGDDLRLQMALEESKKEGPDSVKLPKKKKEPQSSLMDLMNVPEPGASADPWAAGAGAAAASEDPWQPYGSAPKPAVPVDPWGAPPSVPPMKSSDPWASNSTPAADPWSSASARPKTSNAGSFDLFSASNGDGGVASSIPSQASLASSGSLDLFDPLPTSLSTSTNPTRKTPESFLGPNAALVNLDSLVTKPAQPTPVINPFLASTGGSAPAAHANPFQVSQPAPPTLNQMRISPMPAGFGAIPEPASMSSMPAQPITMVPLAGMAPMGRVMPGMGVGTVGGVGANAGMSAGIPASMSMPQPLMSMPPQAGTQPAGTTNPFLL, encoded by the exons ATGCCAAGCTCCACCATCCGCCGGCAGATGAAGAACATGGTGAACAACTACTCTGATGCAGAGAAGAAAGTCAGAGAGGCCACTTCCAACGATCCCTGGGGCCCATCGTCTTCCCTCATGTCTGAGATCGCTGACCTTACTTACAACGTGGTGGCCTTCAGCGAAATCATGAGCATGATCTGGAAACGGCTCAATGACCACGGCAAGAACTGGCGCCACGTCTACAAGGCGCTCACCCTGCTCGACTACCTGATCAAGACGGGCTCAGAGCGAGTTGCACTGCAATGCAAAGAGAACATCTTCACCATCCAGACTCTGAAGGACTTCCAGTACATAGACAGAGACGGTAAAGACCAGGGCATCAACGTCAGGGAGAAGAGCAAGCAGCTAGTGGTCCTGCTCAAAGATGAAGACCGCCTCAAAGGAGAGAG GTCTCAAGCTTTGAAGACCAAGGAGCGAATGGCCCAGGTGTCCACAGGGAGCAGTCAGATGGGTTTTGGCAGAGGCTCGTCTCAGCCCAACCTCTCCACTTCCTACAGCGAAGAGTATGGCAGGTCAGAGGGCTCACCTGCCTCCTACCATGGCT CCACATCTCCTAATGCGGGTTCAGAACTGGAACAGGCCAGACCTCAGACCAGCGGAGAGGAGGAGCTACAGCTGCAACTGGCTCTGGCCatgagcagagaggctgcagagcag gaggaGCGCATACGCAGAGGGGATGACTTGAGACTACAGATGGCCTTGGAGGAGAGTAAGAAAGAAGGTCCAGACTCAGTAAAACTgcccaagaagaagaaagag CCACAGTCGTCTCTGATGGATCTGATGAATGTCCCAGAGCCCGGTGCCAGTGCTGACCCCTGGGCTGCAGGGGCTGGGGCAGCCGCTGCATCAGAAGACCCCTGGCAACCTTAtg GGTCTGCCCCTAAGCCAGCAGTCCCAGTGGACCCATGGGGCGCTCCTCCTTCAGTCCCACCCATGAAGAGCAGTGACCCCTGGGCATCAAACTCCACTCCTGCCGCTGACCCATGGAGCTCTGCATCTGCCCGCCCCAAAACTTCCAACGCAG GTAGCTTTGACCTTTTCAGTGCATCCAACG GTGATGGCGGCGTAGCATCGTCCATCCCATCCCAAGCCAGCCTCGCAAGCAGTGGCAGCCTGGACCTCTTCGACCCCCTGCCCACCTCCCTATCTACTTCCACAAACCCAACTCGAAAGACTCCAGAGTCCTTCCTGGGTCCCAATGCTGCCCTGGTCAATCTGGACTCTCTGGTGACCAAACCAGCCCAGCCTACGCCAGTCATCAACCCATTTTTAGCTTCAACAG GTGGCTCTGCTCCAGCAGCCCACGCCAACCCCTTCCAAGTGAGCCAGCCAGCGCCCCCCACTCTCAACCAGATGCGGATCAGCCCCATGCCCGCCGGCTTCGGCGCCATACCCGAGCCCGCGTCCATGTCCTCCATGCCCGCTCAGCCCATCACCATGGTCCCCCTGGCAGGGATGGCCCCCATGGGCCGCGTGATGCCCGGAATGGGGGTTGGCACTGTCGGAGGTGTGGGGGCGAACGCAGGGATGAGCGCCGGGATCCCGGCCTCCATGTCCATGCCCCAGCCCCTGATGAGCATGCCACCCCAGGCCGGGACACAGCCCGCCGGAACCACCAACCCCTTCCTTTTGTGA